Proteins from a single region of Procambarus clarkii isolate CNS0578487 chromosome 32, FALCON_Pclarkii_2.0, whole genome shotgun sequence:
- the LOC123759315 gene encoding sodium-dependent phosphate transport protein 2A isoform X1: protein MVKKVPAKLVKKSKRHGIPRDELVTVKSDLILLAPEFEDIEEKRLEGPAWSRPNQRDSEDPHKAGGGNGRGRKGACGRSALVRAGVVCLKLGALVGLLYLFVCSLKLLASSFRLLGGRTASTVFQQSQVLSNPVVGLMMGVLVTVLVQSSSTSSSIVVSMVAANFLDVPTAIPIIMGANIGTSVTNTLVSIGQVGDREQFERAFAGAVVHDMFNWLCVGVLLPLEVATGYLNLLTKAILSGITLEQNDMQVELFSGITKPFTDKIVTLDKSVLTGWTMKDPAYENATLLRRLCAHPHNETQLVTCGTLAAQLPLNDTGVGMVLLAMSLILLTICLIAIVKTLSSMLKGSVAIVVQRVLNADLPRVPWLTGYLAILAGAIMTFILQSSSIFTSTLTPLVGLGMISVERMYPLTLGSNLGTTTTALLAALASDPASLRPAIQIALVHLFFNVTGLLIWYPIPFLRLPVRLALGLGKITAKYRWFAVVYMVMSFAIVPLFVFAVSLGGPVVMYCVFIPIAIFMLIVIFINIAQVRFPKCLPLLLRTWHWLPLPLRSLHPYDDLISRLMCCTRRPGHQYAYVPAVSVQPPPPGTEQEEAVAVIIRDNKGLESEGGEERGSEHTEVQIHSASVASRVVFVQHETST from the exons CAGGAGGTGGCAACGGAAGAGGAAGAAAAGGTGCGTGTGGGCGTAGTGCACTTGTACGGGCAGGCGTGGTGTGCCTGAAGCTTGGCGCCCTCGTGGGTCTCCTCTACCTCTTCGTGTGCTCCCTCAAGCTGCTGGCCAGCTCCTTCAGGCTCCTCGGCGGCAGGACAGCCA GTACGGTGTTCCAGCAGTCTCAGGTGTTGAGTAACCCGGTGGTGGGGTTGATGATGGGGGTGTTGGTGACGGTGCTGGTGcagtcctcctccacctcctcctccatcgtCGTCTCCATGGTCGCCGCCAACT TCCTGGACGTGCCGACAGCCATCCCTATCATCATGGGAGCCAACATCGGCACTTCCGTCACTAACACCCTAGTCAGCATTGGACAG GTGGGCGACCGGGAGCAGTTTGAGCGTGCCTTCGCCGGTGCTGTGGTTCATGACATGTTCAActggctgtgtgtgggggtgctGCTGCCTCTCGAGGTCGCCACCGGCTACCTCAACCTTCTCACCAAGGCCATTCTCTCCGGCATCACCCTCGAACAAAACGACATGCAGGTCGAGCTATTCTCAGGCATCACTAAACCCTTCACAGACAAGATAGTTACG CTGGACAAGTCAGTGTTGACGGGATGGACGATGAAGGACCCAGCTTACGAGAACGCCACTCTGCTGCGACGCCTCTGTGCCCACCCTCACAACGAAACTCAGTTAGTCACCT gtggaACCCTGGCGGCCCAGCTGCCTCTCAACGACACGGGTGTTGGGATGGTACTGCTGGCTATGTCCCTCATCCTGCTCACCATCTGCCTCATCGCCATCGTCAAGACTCTCAGTTCAATGCTCAAGG GGTCAGTGGCGATTGTGGTGCAGCGAGTACTCAACGCGGATTTACCCCGCGTGCCATGGCTGACAGGCTACCTAGCAATTCTTGCTGGCGCCATTATGACTTTTATCCTTCAGTCCTCCTCCATCTTCACCTCCACGTTGACGCCGCTAGTTGGGCTGGGCATGATCAGCGTGGAGCGCATGTACCCACTCACGTTAGGTTCCAACCTgggcaccaccactactgccctccTCGCCGCTCTCGCCTCAGATCCCGCCAGCCTTCGTCCGGCCATCCAGATTGCGCTTGTTCATCTTTTCTTCAACGTGACGGGCTTACTGATCTggtaccccatacccttcctgcgtCTTCCTGTGCGGTTGGCTCTCGGCCTGGGTAAGATCACCGCCAAATACCGCTGGTTTGCCGTCGTATACATGGTGATGTCCTTCGCTATCGTGCCACTCTTCGTGTTTGCTGTGTCCCTCGGCGGGCCTGTCGTCATGTACTGTGTCTTCATTCCAATCGCCATATTTATGTTGATAGTCATATTCATTAATATAGCTCAGGTACGTTTCCCAAAATGCCTGCCACTTTTGCTGCGGACGTGGCACTGGCTGCCCCTTCCACTTCGCTCTCTACATCCCTATGATGACCTCATATCACGTCTCATGTGCTGCACTCGCCGTCCAGGACACCAGTACGCCTACGTGCCGGCAGTGTCCGTTCAGCCCCCACCCCCTGGAACTGAGCAAGAGGAAGCCGTGGCCGTAATAATTCGGGACAACAAGGGACTGGAGAGTGAAGGTGGCGAAGAGCGTGGGAGCGAGCACACAGAGGTGCAAATCCACAGTGCCAGTGTTGCTTCCCGTGTCGTCTTCGTCCAGCACGAGACCTCTACCTAA
- the LOC123759315 gene encoding sodium-dependent phosphate transport protein 2A isoform X2 — MVKKVPAKLVKKSKRHGIPRDELVTVKSDLILLAPEFEDIEEKRLEGPAWSRPNQRDSEDPHKGGGNGRGRKGACGRSALVRAGVVCLKLGALVGLLYLFVCSLKLLASSFRLLGGRTASTVFQQSQVLSNPVVGLMMGVLVTVLVQSSSTSSSIVVSMVAANFLDVPTAIPIIMGANIGTSVTNTLVSIGQVGDREQFERAFAGAVVHDMFNWLCVGVLLPLEVATGYLNLLTKAILSGITLEQNDMQVELFSGITKPFTDKIVTLDKSVLTGWTMKDPAYENATLLRRLCAHPHNETQLVTCGTLAAQLPLNDTGVGMVLLAMSLILLTICLIAIVKTLSSMLKGSVAIVVQRVLNADLPRVPWLTGYLAILAGAIMTFILQSSSIFTSTLTPLVGLGMISVERMYPLTLGSNLGTTTTALLAALASDPASLRPAIQIALVHLFFNVTGLLIWYPIPFLRLPVRLALGLGKITAKYRWFAVVYMVMSFAIVPLFVFAVSLGGPVVMYCVFIPIAIFMLIVIFINIAQVRFPKCLPLLLRTWHWLPLPLRSLHPYDDLISRLMCCTRRPGHQYAYVPAVSVQPPPPGTEQEEAVAVIIRDNKGLESEGGEERGSEHTEVQIHSASVASRVVFVQHETST, encoded by the exons GAGGTGGCAACGGAAGAGGAAGAAAAGGTGCGTGTGGGCGTAGTGCACTTGTACGGGCAGGCGTGGTGTGCCTGAAGCTTGGCGCCCTCGTGGGTCTCCTCTACCTCTTCGTGTGCTCCCTCAAGCTGCTGGCCAGCTCCTTCAGGCTCCTCGGCGGCAGGACAGCCA GTACGGTGTTCCAGCAGTCTCAGGTGTTGAGTAACCCGGTGGTGGGGTTGATGATGGGGGTGTTGGTGACGGTGCTGGTGcagtcctcctccacctcctcctccatcgtCGTCTCCATGGTCGCCGCCAACT TCCTGGACGTGCCGACAGCCATCCCTATCATCATGGGAGCCAACATCGGCACTTCCGTCACTAACACCCTAGTCAGCATTGGACAG GTGGGCGACCGGGAGCAGTTTGAGCGTGCCTTCGCCGGTGCTGTGGTTCATGACATGTTCAActggctgtgtgtgggggtgctGCTGCCTCTCGAGGTCGCCACCGGCTACCTCAACCTTCTCACCAAGGCCATTCTCTCCGGCATCACCCTCGAACAAAACGACATGCAGGTCGAGCTATTCTCAGGCATCACTAAACCCTTCACAGACAAGATAGTTACG CTGGACAAGTCAGTGTTGACGGGATGGACGATGAAGGACCCAGCTTACGAGAACGCCACTCTGCTGCGACGCCTCTGTGCCCACCCTCACAACGAAACTCAGTTAGTCACCT gtggaACCCTGGCGGCCCAGCTGCCTCTCAACGACACGGGTGTTGGGATGGTACTGCTGGCTATGTCCCTCATCCTGCTCACCATCTGCCTCATCGCCATCGTCAAGACTCTCAGTTCAATGCTCAAGG GGTCAGTGGCGATTGTGGTGCAGCGAGTACTCAACGCGGATTTACCCCGCGTGCCATGGCTGACAGGCTACCTAGCAATTCTTGCTGGCGCCATTATGACTTTTATCCTTCAGTCCTCCTCCATCTTCACCTCCACGTTGACGCCGCTAGTTGGGCTGGGCATGATCAGCGTGGAGCGCATGTACCCACTCACGTTAGGTTCCAACCTgggcaccaccactactgccctccTCGCCGCTCTCGCCTCAGATCCCGCCAGCCTTCGTCCGGCCATCCAGATTGCGCTTGTTCATCTTTTCTTCAACGTGACGGGCTTACTGATCTggtaccccatacccttcctgcgtCTTCCTGTGCGGTTGGCTCTCGGCCTGGGTAAGATCACCGCCAAATACCGCTGGTTTGCCGTCGTATACATGGTGATGTCCTTCGCTATCGTGCCACTCTTCGTGTTTGCTGTGTCCCTCGGCGGGCCTGTCGTCATGTACTGTGTCTTCATTCCAATCGCCATATTTATGTTGATAGTCATATTCATTAATATAGCTCAGGTACGTTTCCCAAAATGCCTGCCACTTTTGCTGCGGACGTGGCACTGGCTGCCCCTTCCACTTCGCTCTCTACATCCCTATGATGACCTCATATCACGTCTCATGTGCTGCACTCGCCGTCCAGGACACCAGTACGCCTACGTGCCGGCAGTGTCCGTTCAGCCCCCACCCCCTGGAACTGAGCAAGAGGAAGCCGTGGCCGTAATAATTCGGGACAACAAGGGACTGGAGAGTGAAGGTGGCGAAGAGCGTGGGAGCGAGCACACAGAGGTGCAAATCCACAGTGCCAGTGTTGCTTCCCGTGTCGTCTTCGTCCAGCACGAGACCTCTACCTAA